From the genome of Argentina anserina chromosome 4, drPotAnse1.1, whole genome shotgun sequence, one region includes:
- the LOC126790284 gene encoding uncharacterized protein LOC126790284 isoform X2: MEPLINFIIRPPRAEYDPKNDLLDDEFILKRKWFQRKDVELKNSRGDVLKCSHYMPIVSPEGKPLPCVIYCHGNSGCRADASEAAIILLPSNITVFALDFSGSGLSGGEHVTLGWNEKDDLKTVVDYLRADGSVSLIGLWGRSMGAVTSLLYGAEDPSIAGVVLDSPFSDLVDLMMELVDTYKIRLPKFTVKFAIQYMRRAIQKKAKFDISNLNTIKAANSCFVPALFGHAIDDDFIQPHHSDRIFEAYMGDKNIIKFEGDHNSPRPQFYFDSINIFFHNVLQPPEDEVGGTFFDSMHDTVGKGAWGTMHEVDYDHGRVAASSKEPATSGSTQDAISQLRSRRPMSRTDVPSGISSQNDESHSKDEKADHDPCPSSSDMISFEFSNGHPQVPAPMGDDQYVEYQLDDLAGFPSDVEEEERMFMEAVLLSLKDLEMRHPNPEAGEQPPGNTPDSSKLSEKDDYHDALSPVEQREPVEAASTPISSAQSVPSTKPASETSTSTKDLGSAGPSTQKDVPDKVQSTSDTDMSANTTATVTVVKNPASHVMDGLMRRWDFNFFRNNHS, encoded by the exons ATGGAGCCACTTATCAACTTCATTATTCGGCCTCCCAG GGCTGAATACGACCCCAAAAATGATTTACTGGATGATGAGTTCATACTCAAGCGGAAATGGTTTCAAAGGAAGGATGTGGAG CTTAAAAACAGTCGGGGAGATGTCCTCAAGTGTAGTCATTACATGCCAATTGTTAGTCCTGAAGGAAAGCCTCTGCCCTGTGTCATATATTGTCATGGAAACAG CGGGTGCAGGGCCGATGCAAGTGAAGCGGCCATTATATTGCTGCCCTCAAATATTACAGTCTTCGCTCTTGATTTCTCAGGATCTGGGCTCTCTGGTGGAGAGCACGTCACATTGGGTTGGAATGAA AAGGACGACTTGAAGACTGTTGTTGACTATTTGCGAGCAGATGGAAGTGTCTCTTTGATTGGCCTGTGGGGCCGTTCAATGGGTGCTGTCACTAG TCTCCTGTATGGAGCTGAGGACCCTTCAATCGCCGGAGTTGTTCTTGACAGTCCATTTTCTGATTTGGTTGATTTGATGATGGAACTTGTTGACACCTACAAAATTCGGTTACCCAAGTTCACT GTGAAGTTTGCTATCCAATACATGCGAAGAGCTATCCAGAAAAAGGCGAAATTTGACATATCGAACCTGAATACAATTAAG GCTGCAAACTCCTGTTTTGTTCCAGCTTTGTTTGGACATGCCATTGATGATGATTTTATACAACCCCATCATTCAGATCGTATATTTGAGGCGTATATG GGAGATAAAAATATCATTAAGTTTGAGGGAGATCACAACTCTCCACGGCCTCAATTCTATTTTGATTCTATAAACATCTTCTTCCACAATGTTTTGCAACCCCCAGAAGATGAGGTTGGGGGTACGTTTTTCGACAGCATGCATGATACTGTTGGCAAG GGTGCTTGGGGAACTATGCATGAGGTTGATTATGACCATGGACGTGTAGCTGCTTCTTCTAAAG AACCAGCAACGAGTGGCAGCACACAGGATGCCATTAGCCAACTCCGTTCAAGAAGACCCATGAGTCGAACAGAT GTCCCTTCGGGTATATCATCCCAAAATGACGAGTCTCATTCTAAG GATGAAAAAGCAGATCACGATCCTTGTCCGTCATCTTCTGACATGATTAGCTTTGAATTCTCAAATGGCCATCCCCAGGTTCCAGCCCCAATGGGGGATGATCAATATGTAGAATACCAACTCGATGACTTGGCAGGTTTTCCAAGTGatgtggaggaggaagaaaga ATGTTCATGGAAGCAGTGCTCTTGTCGCTAAAAGACTTAGAAATGAGACACCCGAACCCAGAGGCAGGGGAGCAACCACCAGGGAATACCCCTGATTCTTCAAAGTTATCAGAAAAAGATGACTATCATGATGCCTTGTCTCCAGTAGAACAACGAGAACCTGTAGAGGCAGCATCAACTCCCATTTCGAGTGCGCAAT CTGTACCATCCACAAAACCTGCATCAGAAACTTCAACTTCCACAAAGGACTTGGGAAGTGCTGGCCCGTCAACTCAAAAGGATGTGCCAGATAAAGTCCAAAGCACATCAGACACCGACATGTCAGCTAACACAACAGCCACAGTGACGGTTGTGAAAAACCCTGCAAGCCATGTCATGGATGGTTTGATGCGTCGGTgggatttcaatttctttaggAACAACCACAGTTGA
- the LOC126790284 gene encoding uncharacterized protein LOC126790284 isoform X1 yields MEPLINFIIRPPRAEYDPKNDLLDDEFILKRKWFQRKDVELKNSRGDVLKCSHYMPIVSPEGKPLPCVIYCHGNSGCRADASEAAIILLPSNITVFALDFSGSGLSGGEHVTLGWNEKDDLKTVVDYLRADGSVSLIGLWGRSMGAVTSLLYGAEDPSIAGVVLDSPFSDLVDLMMELVDTYKIRLPKFTVKFAIQYMRRAIQKKAKFDISNLNTIKAANSCFVPALFGHAIDDDFIQPHHSDRIFEAYMGDKNIIKFEGDHNSPRPQFYFDSINIFFHNVLQPPEDEVGGTFFDSMHDTVGKGAWGTMHEVDYDHGRVAASSKEPATSGSTQDAISQLRSRRPMSRTDVPSGISSQNDESHSKDEKADHDPCPSSSDMISFEFSNGHPQVPAPMGDDQYVEYQLDDLAGFPSDVEEEERMFMEAVLLSLKDLEMRHPNPEAGEQPPGNTPDSSKLSEKDDYHDALSPVEQREPVEAASTPISSAQCGSSKTNSISSSAVKVDDCRPDQRIPDAAVPSTKPASETSTSTKDLGSAGPSTQKDVPDKVQSTSDTDMSANTTATVTVVKNPASHVMDGLMRRWDFNFFRNNHS; encoded by the exons ATGGAGCCACTTATCAACTTCATTATTCGGCCTCCCAG GGCTGAATACGACCCCAAAAATGATTTACTGGATGATGAGTTCATACTCAAGCGGAAATGGTTTCAAAGGAAGGATGTGGAG CTTAAAAACAGTCGGGGAGATGTCCTCAAGTGTAGTCATTACATGCCAATTGTTAGTCCTGAAGGAAAGCCTCTGCCCTGTGTCATATATTGTCATGGAAACAG CGGGTGCAGGGCCGATGCAAGTGAAGCGGCCATTATATTGCTGCCCTCAAATATTACAGTCTTCGCTCTTGATTTCTCAGGATCTGGGCTCTCTGGTGGAGAGCACGTCACATTGGGTTGGAATGAA AAGGACGACTTGAAGACTGTTGTTGACTATTTGCGAGCAGATGGAAGTGTCTCTTTGATTGGCCTGTGGGGCCGTTCAATGGGTGCTGTCACTAG TCTCCTGTATGGAGCTGAGGACCCTTCAATCGCCGGAGTTGTTCTTGACAGTCCATTTTCTGATTTGGTTGATTTGATGATGGAACTTGTTGACACCTACAAAATTCGGTTACCCAAGTTCACT GTGAAGTTTGCTATCCAATACATGCGAAGAGCTATCCAGAAAAAGGCGAAATTTGACATATCGAACCTGAATACAATTAAG GCTGCAAACTCCTGTTTTGTTCCAGCTTTGTTTGGACATGCCATTGATGATGATTTTATACAACCCCATCATTCAGATCGTATATTTGAGGCGTATATG GGAGATAAAAATATCATTAAGTTTGAGGGAGATCACAACTCTCCACGGCCTCAATTCTATTTTGATTCTATAAACATCTTCTTCCACAATGTTTTGCAACCCCCAGAAGATGAGGTTGGGGGTACGTTTTTCGACAGCATGCATGATACTGTTGGCAAG GGTGCTTGGGGAACTATGCATGAGGTTGATTATGACCATGGACGTGTAGCTGCTTCTTCTAAAG AACCAGCAACGAGTGGCAGCACACAGGATGCCATTAGCCAACTCCGTTCAAGAAGACCCATGAGTCGAACAGAT GTCCCTTCGGGTATATCATCCCAAAATGACGAGTCTCATTCTAAG GATGAAAAAGCAGATCACGATCCTTGTCCGTCATCTTCTGACATGATTAGCTTTGAATTCTCAAATGGCCATCCCCAGGTTCCAGCCCCAATGGGGGATGATCAATATGTAGAATACCAACTCGATGACTTGGCAGGTTTTCCAAGTGatgtggaggaggaagaaaga ATGTTCATGGAAGCAGTGCTCTTGTCGCTAAAAGACTTAGAAATGAGACACCCGAACCCAGAGGCAGGGGAGCAACCACCAGGGAATACCCCTGATTCTTCAAAGTTATCAGAAAAAGATGACTATCATGATGCCTTGTCTCCAGTAGAACAACGAGAACCTGTAGAGGCAGCATCAACTCCCATTTCGAGTGCGCAATGTGGGTCCTCAAAAACAAATTCTATTTCCAGTTCGGCTGTTAAGGTTGATGATTGTAGACCTGACCAGCGAATACCTGATGCAGCTGTACCATCCACAAAACCTGCATCAGAAACTTCAACTTCCACAAAGGACTTGGGAAGTGCTGGCCCGTCAACTCAAAAGGATGTGCCAGATAAAGTCCAAAGCACATCAGACACCGACATGTCAGCTAACACAACAGCCACAGTGACGGTTGTGAAAAACCCTGCAAGCCATGTCATGGATGGTTTGATGCGTCGGTgggatttcaatttctttaggAACAACCACAGTTGA